A section of the Bryobacteraceae bacterium genome encodes:
- a CDS encoding serine O-acetyltransferase, whose amino-acid sequence MFRTIREQIDTIFREDPAAKSVIEILFCYPGFHAILFHRLAHRLYRAGFTTLARMISQTARFLTGIEIHPGAQIGRRFFIDHGMGVVIGETAIIGDDCLLYQGVTLGGTGKERGKRHPTLGNHVVVGSGAKVLGNITIGNHVRIGAGSVVLKSVPDHSTVVGVPGRIVRTRLDNEEVLEHAKLPDPEGQAIELLTQRVEQLERMVRELSERLAASTQDRGDVASA is encoded by the coding sequence ATGTTTCGCACCATCCGGGAGCAGATCGACACGATTTTCCGTGAGGATCCCGCCGCCAAGAGCGTGATCGAGATCCTCTTCTGTTACCCGGGCTTCCATGCGATTCTCTTTCATCGCCTCGCCCACCGGCTCTACCGCGCCGGATTTACGACGCTGGCGCGCATGATCAGCCAGACGGCGCGTTTCCTCACCGGCATTGAGATCCATCCTGGCGCGCAGATCGGCCGCCGTTTCTTCATCGATCACGGCATGGGCGTCGTCATCGGTGAGACGGCGATCATCGGCGACGACTGCCTGCTCTACCAGGGCGTCACGCTCGGCGGCACCGGCAAGGAGCGCGGCAAGCGTCACCCGACGCTTGGCAACCACGTCGTCGTCGGCAGCGGCGCCAAGGTGCTCGGCAACATCACCATCGGCAACCATGTGCGCATCGGGGCGGGCTCGGTGGTGCTCAAGTCCGTGCCGGATCATTCCACCGTGGTCGGCGTGCCGGGCCGCATCGTGCGCACGCGGCTCGACAACGAAGAGGTGCTTGAGCACGCCAAGCTCCCGGATCCCGAAGGCCAGGCCATCGAGCTTCTTACGCAACGCGTCGAGCAGCTCGAACGCATGGTCCGCGAACTGTCCGAACGGCTGGCCGCGTCGACTCAGGACAGGGGAGACGTGGCCAGCGCGTAA
- a CDS encoding cytokinin riboside 5'-monophosphate phosphoribohydrolase, with translation MRSICVFCGSSSRAREVYLEAARRTGREIARRGLRLVYGGAGVGLMGALADAALEAGIEVVGVIPQALVEREVAHSRLTEQHVVESMHDRKALMSELADAFLALPGGLGTLDELFETLTWAQLGLHRKPVALLNVEGYFDDLLRFCDRAAAEGFLHPAHRNMILAGADVGTLLDAMERHVHPDAGKWWARP, from the coding sequence ATGCGCTCGATTTGTGTTTTCTGCGGTTCCAGCTCCCGCGCGAGGGAGGTCTATCTGGAGGCCGCGCGCCGCACGGGCCGCGAGATCGCCCGCCGGGGCCTCCGGCTCGTCTACGGGGGCGCCGGCGTCGGACTCATGGGCGCGCTGGCCGATGCGGCGCTCGAAGCCGGCATCGAAGTCGTGGGCGTGATCCCGCAGGCGCTGGTCGAGCGCGAAGTCGCCCATTCACGGCTCACCGAACAGCATGTGGTCGAATCCATGCATGACCGCAAGGCGCTGATGAGCGAGCTCGCCGACGCCTTTCTGGCGCTGCCCGGCGGGCTGGGCACGCTCGACGAGCTGTTCGAGACGCTCACCTGGGCGCAGCTCGGCCTGCACCGCAAGCCCGTCGCACTTCTCAACGTGGAAGGCTACTTTGACGACCTGCTGCGCTTCTGCGACCGCGCCGCTGCCGAGGGCTTTCTCCACCCGGCTCACCGGAACATGATCCTTGCGGGCGCCGATGTGGGAACGCTGCTCGATGCGATGGAACGCCATGTCCACCCGGACGCTGGAAAATGGTGGGCACGCCCCTGA
- a CDS encoding lactate permease, translated as MQPWTQNYNPLGNAALSTLAAAIPVTVLFYLLAVRRTAAHLAALYALAASMLVAALVFRMPAPMVLAAAAHGSVYAALWIAWVVVGAVFVYDLTVESGHFETIKGSIGAITDDRRVQMLLIAYCFGSVLEGAGGGGAPVAVTAAMMIGLGFRPFETAVVCLMANTAPVAWGGMGNPVRALSAVTGLPESDLSATMGRILPPIAAILPFWLVRSMVGWRETLQVWPACVVAGFSFAGIQFFWSNYVDPNLVDIMSGMGTLLVSAVFFKYWKPGTEFHFAEEAGRARPARRHYTAREVIHAWSPFALIALFVILWGIPSVKAAIGKTSYKAPVPGLHQMVIRTAPVVEKDVVESAIFSFDWLASVGTATVLAGFVAGPVLGLSVGATLRVFRRALYRMRYSFLAILCMICMAYVIRYCGMDAVMGLAMTHTGALYPVFGTFIGWLGVALSGTDAGSNALFGNLQVVTATKLGLDPVLMAAANSTGGVMGKMVAAQSLIIACVAAGIEGKEGDLFRAVAKHGLALALVIGLLVTLYAYVFPDVVAHNHRFW; from the coding sequence ATGCAGCCCTGGACACAGAACTACAATCCGCTTGGCAACGCCGCGCTTTCCACTCTGGCGGCGGCGATCCCGGTGACGGTGCTGTTCTATCTGCTGGCGGTGCGCCGGACCGCTGCGCACCTGGCGGCGCTGTATGCGCTGGCGGCCAGCATGCTGGTGGCGGCGCTCGTGTTCCGCATGCCGGCGCCGATGGTGCTGGCGGCGGCCGCGCACGGCAGCGTGTATGCGGCGTTGTGGATCGCCTGGGTGGTGGTGGGCGCGGTGTTCGTATACGACCTGACGGTGGAGAGCGGGCACTTCGAGACGATCAAGGGCTCGATCGGCGCGATCACCGACGACCGCCGCGTGCAGATGCTGCTCATCGCCTACTGTTTCGGTTCCGTGCTGGAGGGCGCCGGCGGCGGCGGCGCGCCGGTGGCGGTGACGGCGGCGATGATGATCGGGCTGGGGTTCCGGCCGTTTGAGACGGCGGTGGTGTGCCTGATGGCGAACACGGCGCCGGTGGCGTGGGGCGGCATGGGGAATCCGGTGCGCGCGCTGAGCGCGGTGACGGGGCTGCCGGAAAGCGACCTGAGCGCCACGATGGGCCGGATTCTGCCGCCCATCGCGGCCATTCTGCCGTTCTGGCTGGTGCGCTCGATGGTCGGCTGGAGAGAGACCTTGCAGGTGTGGCCCGCGTGTGTGGTGGCGGGTTTCAGCTTCGCCGGGATCCAGTTCTTCTGGTCGAATTACGTGGATCCCAACCTCGTTGACATCATGAGCGGCATGGGCACGCTGCTCGTTTCGGCCGTCTTCTTCAAGTACTGGAAGCCGGGCACCGAGTTTCACTTTGCGGAAGAGGCCGGCCGGGCGCGGCCCGCACGCAGGCATTACACGGCGCGCGAGGTGATTCACGCCTGGTCGCCGTTCGCGCTCATCGCGCTGTTCGTCATCCTGTGGGGGATCCCGTCGGTGAAGGCGGCGATCGGAAAGACCTCCTACAAGGCACCGGTGCCCGGGCTGCATCAGATGGTGATCCGCACGGCGCCGGTGGTGGAGAAGGACGTGGTCGAATCGGCGATCTTCAGCTTTGACTGGCTGGCAAGCGTTGGCACGGCGACGGTGCTGGCGGGGTTTGTGGCTGGTCCGGTGCTGGGACTCTCAGTGGGTGCGACGCTGCGCGTGTTCCGCCGCGCGCTGTACCGGATGCGCTACAGCTTTCTCGCCATCCTTTGCATGATCTGCATGGCGTATGTGATCCGCTACTGCGGCATGGACGCGGTGATGGGCCTGGCGATGACGCACACGGGCGCGCTGTATCCGGTTTTCGGCACCTTCATCGGCTGGCTGGGGGTGGCGCTGAGCGGCACGGATGCGGGGTCGAACGCGCTGTTCGGCAACCTTCAGGTGGTGACGGCCACAAAGCTGGGGCTCGATCCGGTGCTGATGGCGGCGGCGAATTCCACCGGCGGGGTGATGGGCAAGATGGTGGCGGCGCAGTCGCTGATCATCGCCTGTGTGGCGGCGGGGATCGAAGGAAAGGAAGGCGACCTCTTCCGTGCCGTCGCCAAGCACGGGCTGGCGCTGGCGCTCGTGATCGGGCTGCTGGTGACGCTGTACGCGTATGTGTTCCCGGATGTGGTGGCCCACAATCACCGCTTCTGGTAG
- a CDS encoding MFS transporter gives MRLNATLVKSTVVAALGGLLFGFDTAVIAGATSALQRLFALSPAMLGLTVASALYGTILGAMFAGVPGDRWGRRASLRVLAVLYLVSALGCALAWNWASFVASRFLCGLAIGGSSVLGPMYIAEIAPARWRGRLVGFFQFNIVFGILLAYFSNYLVGLAGFGDAEWRWKLGVAAAPAALFLLMLYTIPETPRWLAKKQRVAEAGEVLRLNGEPDWQKALDEIVASLDAEHGHADEPLFQRKYLKLVLIAIAIGMFNQLSGINAILYYLNDIFARAGFDKVSGDLQAVAVGFTNLVSTIIAMSVIDRIGRRSMLLVGSVGCAASLAGVAWIFSTQAHQHLLVWLLVAFIAFFAFSQGAVIWVYLSEIFPTRVRAKGQSLGSFTHWAMNALISGIFPVIAAESGAAPFVLFAAMMAVQFFVVLLFFPETKGHTLEEMQHRLGID, from the coding sequence ATGCGACTCAACGCCACGCTCGTCAAGTCCACCGTGGTGGCCGCTCTCGGCGGGCTCCTGTTCGGATTTGATACCGCCGTCATCGCCGGCGCCACCAGCGCCCTTCAGCGCCTCTTCGCACTGTCGCCCGCGATGCTGGGCCTCACCGTGGCCAGCGCCCTCTACGGCACGATCCTGGGCGCGATGTTTGCCGGCGTCCCGGGCGACCGCTGGGGCCGCCGCGCCAGCCTGCGCGTGCTCGCGGTGTTGTACCTGGTGAGCGCGCTCGGCTGCGCTTTGGCGTGGAACTGGGCATCGTTTGTCGCTTCGCGCTTCCTCTGTGGACTGGCCATCGGCGGCTCGTCGGTCCTCGGTCCGATGTACATCGCCGAGATCGCGCCGGCGCGGTGGCGCGGCCGTCTGGTGGGCTTTTTCCAGTTCAACATCGTCTTCGGGATTCTGCTGGCCTACTTCTCGAATTACCTGGTCGGGCTGGCCGGCTTCGGCGATGCGGAATGGCGCTGGAAGCTGGGCGTCGCCGCCGCCCCGGCCGCGCTCTTTCTGCTGATGCTTTATACGATCCCGGAAACGCCCCGCTGGCTGGCCAAGAAACAGCGCGTGGCCGAAGCGGGCGAGGTCCTGCGGCTGAACGGCGAGCCGGACTGGCAGAAGGCGCTCGACGAAATTGTCGCTTCGCTGGATGCTGAACATGGTCACGCCGATGAGCCGCTGTTCCAGCGCAAGTACCTGAAGCTGGTGCTGATCGCCATCGCCATCGGCATGTTCAACCAGTTGAGCGGCATCAACGCGATTCTCTATTACCTGAACGACATCTTCGCCCGCGCCGGCTTTGACAAGGTCTCAGGCGATCTTCAGGCCGTCGCCGTCGGCTTTACGAACCTCGTGTCGACGATCATCGCGATGAGCGTGATTGACAGAATCGGCCGCAGGAGCATGCTTCTGGTGGGCAGCGTCGGCTGCGCCGCCAGCCTCGCCGGCGTCGCCTGGATCTTCTCCACCCAGGCTCACCAGCATCTGCTCGTGTGGCTGCTGGTCGCCTTCATCGCCTTTTTCGCCTTCTCCCAGGGCGCGGTCATCTGGGTCTACCTGAGCGAGATCTTCCCCACGCGGGTCCGCGCGAAAGGCCAGAGCCTGGGCAGCTTCACGCACTGGGCGATGAACGCCCTGATCAGCGGCATCTTCCCGGTGATTGCCGCCGAGTCCGGCGCGGCGCCGTTCGTGCTGTTCGCCGCCATGATGGCGGTGCAGTTCTTCGTGGTGCTGCTGTTCTTCCCCGAAACGAAGGGGCACACACTGGAAGAAATGCAGCACCGCCTGGGCATCGACTGA
- a CDS encoding alpha-L-fucosidase, translated as MIAMLPRGISRREYLRVVSAVPAAAALQTSTEEDRERRMKWWRQARFGMFIHWGLYSVLGRHEWVMENEGIPVAEYEQLARQFRPKPWPAREWAALAKKAGMKYMVMTTKHHEGFCLFNTSTTSYCAPKQAARRDLVKEFVDAARAEGLRVGFYYSLMDWHHPDGARCREDDAARRRFVDYIHTHVRELMTNYGKVDILWYDVAWPLDAEGWESLKMNRMVRQLQPDIIINNRSRVPEDFDTPEQRIEASKARDWESCMTMNDSWGYHRADDNWKSPRQCLRNLITCARLGGNYLLNIGPMPDGSVPPESVRILTEMGQWLARNGASVYTAEPCQVSRSNYMNFTRIGNTLYAHVHYWPGSTVTLGGLRNRVISARLLATGTPVKFEQDDFRVRFTGLPETPPDRPLTTIAIECDGVPRQDMDFVRTQRPRREP; from the coding sequence ATGATCGCCATGCTGCCCAGAGGAATCTCCCGTCGCGAATACCTCCGCGTCGTCTCCGCCGTTCCCGCCGCGGCCGCCCTTCAGACCAGCACCGAGGAAGACCGCGAGCGCCGCATGAAGTGGTGGCGGCAGGCGCGTTTCGGCATGTTCATCCACTGGGGCCTCTACAGCGTGCTCGGACGCCACGAGTGGGTGATGGAAAACGAGGGAATCCCCGTGGCCGAATACGAACAGCTCGCCCGGCAGTTCCGCCCGAAGCCCTGGCCTGCGCGCGAATGGGCCGCGCTGGCCAAAAAGGCCGGGATGAAGTACATGGTGATGACCACCAAGCACCATGAGGGGTTCTGTCTGTTCAACACGTCCACTACTTCGTACTGCGCGCCCAAACAGGCCGCCCGCCGGGACCTGGTGAAGGAGTTTGTGGACGCCGCCCGCGCTGAAGGCCTGCGCGTCGGCTTCTACTACTCGCTGATGGACTGGCATCACCCCGACGGCGCCCGCTGCCGCGAAGACGACGCCGCCCGGCGCCGCTTCGTCGACTACATCCACACGCATGTCCGTGAACTGATGACCAATTACGGCAAGGTGGACATCCTGTGGTATGACGTCGCCTGGCCGCTCGACGCCGAAGGATGGGAGAGCCTGAAGATGAACCGGATGGTCCGCCAGCTCCAGCCGGACATCATCATCAACAACCGCAGCCGCGTGCCGGAGGACTTCGACACGCCCGAGCAGCGCATCGAGGCCTCGAAGGCGCGCGACTGGGAGTCCTGCATGACGATGAACGACAGTTGGGGCTATCACCGCGCCGACGATAACTGGAAATCGCCGCGCCAGTGCCTGCGCAATCTCATCACCTGCGCCCGTCTCGGCGGCAACTACCTGCTCAACATCGGCCCCATGCCCGACGGCAGCGTGCCGCCCGAAAGCGTCCGCATTCTCACCGAAATGGGCCAGTGGCTGGCCCGCAACGGCGCCTCCGTCTACACGGCGGAGCCCTGCCAGGTGTCGCGCTCCAACTACATGAACTTCACGCGCATCGGCAACACGCTCTATGCGCACGTCCACTACTGGCCGGGCAGCACGGTGACGCTGGGCGGACTGCGCAACAGGGTCATCTCCGCGCGCCTGCTCGCCACCGGCACGCCGGTGAAGTTTGAACAGGACGACTTCCGCGTCCGCTTCACCGGTCTGCCGGAAACGCCGCCGGACCGGCCCCTCACGACGATCGCCATCGAATGCGACGGCGTGCCGCGGCAGGACATGGACTTCGTGCGCACTCAGCGTCCGCGCCGCGAGCCCTGA
- the speA gene encoding biosynthetic arginine decarboxylase: MNLKLPEALPVREPSERWTVADARDLYDIDRWGKGYFSISESGHVLVHPTKDPRRYVDLKELVDTLVLRGIDPPLLLRFPQILGQQLREMWEVFDAAIRDHDYKGAYRCIYPIKVNQQRQVVEEIYQLGRQYGFGLEAGSKPELLAVMAIADNSTPIICNGFKDDEYIELCMLARKVGRNITPVVEKFTELDLILQKAEKLGVRPSIGLRIKLASRGAGRWKSSGGYRSKFGLTVTEAMRALETLREFGMEDCLRLLHFHLGSQITNIRHIKAAVIEAARVYVELKKQGAGLEILDVGGGLGIDYDGSQTDFESSVNYTLQEYANDIVYHVQNICDEAEVPHPTIMSESGRAIAAYHSVLVFNVLGVSGFGEEQVPDTLPDDAEQPLVDLLETYRNLSMKNLLESFHDAQQALDSALNLFSLGYLPLKQRCLAENLYWLICRRVYSMARQMDVFPEELEGLESMLSDTYFCNFSLFQSMPDSWAVKQLFPIMPIHRLGERPTRHAVLGDISCDSDGKVDQFIDRRDVKKTLPLHSFNGEPYYLGAFLVGAYQEILGDLHNLFGDTHAVHVRVNEQNKPVLEAVIRGDSVKEVLAYVQFSSSQLLEQFRRDVEEAVMEGKIGYEESGRLLKFYEDGLYGYTYLEDAHRT, from the coding sequence TTGAACCTCAAGCTGCCCGAGGCACTGCCCGTGCGGGAGCCGTCCGAGCGATGGACGGTGGCGGATGCACGGGACCTTTACGACATCGACCGCTGGGGCAAAGGCTACTTCTCGATCAGCGAGTCCGGCCACGTCCTCGTCCATCCCACCAAGGATCCGCGCCGTTACGTGGATCTGAAGGAACTCGTCGACACGCTCGTCCTCCGCGGCATCGACCCGCCGCTGCTGCTGCGCTTTCCCCAGATCCTGGGCCAGCAATTGCGCGAAATGTGGGAGGTCTTCGACGCCGCCATCCGCGACCACGACTATAAAGGCGCCTATCGCTGCATCTACCCCATCAAGGTGAATCAGCAGCGGCAGGTCGTGGAGGAGATCTACCAGCTCGGCCGTCAGTATGGGTTCGGCCTCGAGGCGGGCTCGAAGCCCGAGCTGCTGGCAGTGATGGCCATCGCCGACAACTCGACGCCGATCATCTGCAACGGCTTCAAGGACGATGAATACATCGAGCTCTGCATGCTGGCCCGCAAGGTCGGCCGCAACATCACGCCGGTGGTGGAGAAGTTCACCGAGCTTGACCTGATCCTGCAAAAGGCAGAAAAGCTCGGCGTCCGTCCTTCCATCGGCCTCCGCATCAAGCTCGCCAGCCGCGGCGCCGGGCGGTGGAAGTCCTCCGGCGGCTACCGCTCGAAATTCGGCCTCACCGTCACCGAGGCGATGCGCGCGCTGGAAACGCTCAGGGAGTTCGGGATGGAGGACTGCCTCAGGCTCCTCCATTTCCACCTCGGCAGCCAGATCACCAACATCCGCCACATCAAGGCCGCCGTCATCGAGGCGGCGCGCGTCTACGTGGAACTGAAAAAGCAGGGCGCGGGCCTGGAGATCCTCGACGTCGGCGGCGGGCTCGGCATCGATTACGACGGCTCGCAGACGGACTTTGAATCGAGCGTGAACTACACGCTTCAGGAATACGCCAACGACATCGTCTATCACGTGCAGAACATCTGCGACGAGGCCGAGGTCCCTCATCCGACGATCATGAGCGAGAGCGGCCGCGCCATCGCCGCCTATCACAGCGTGCTCGTGTTCAATGTGCTCGGCGTGAGCGGCTTCGGCGAGGAGCAGGTGCCGGACACCCTGCCCGACGATGCCGAACAGCCCCTGGTGGATCTGCTCGAGACCTACCGCAACCTCAGCATGAAGAACCTGCTCGAGAGCTTCCACGACGCCCAGCAGGCTCTCGACTCCGCGCTCAACCTCTTCAGCCTCGGCTACCTTCCGCTCAAACAGCGCTGCCTCGCTGAAAACCTCTACTGGCTCATCTGCCGCCGCGTCTACTCCATGGCCAGGCAGATGGACGTGTTCCCGGAAGAGCTGGAGGGCCTGGAAAGCATGCTCTCCGACACCTACTTCTGCAACTTCTCGCTGTTCCAGAGCATGCCGGACAGCTGGGCGGTGAAACAGCTCTTCCCCATCATGCCCATCCATCGCCTCGGCGAGCGGCCCACGCGCCACGCCGTCCTCGGCGACATCAGTTGCGACAGCGACGGCAAGGTGGACCAGTTCATCGACCGCCGCGACGTCAAGAAGACGCTTCCCCTGCATTCGTTCAACGGCGAGCCCTATTACCTGGGCGCCTTCCTCGTCGGCGCCTATCAGGAGATCCTCGGCGACCTGCACAACCTCTTCGGCGACACGCACGCCGTGCACGTGCGCGTCAACGAGCAGAACAAGCCGGTGCTCGAGGCCGTCATCCGCGGCGACAGCGTGAAAGAGGTGCTGGCCTACGTGCAGTTCAGCTCCTCGCAACTGCTCGAACAGTTCCGCCGCGACGTCGAGGAAGCGGTGATGGAGGGCAAGATCGGCTACGAAGAGAGCGGACGCCTGCTCAAGTTTTACGAAGACGGCCTCTACGGTTACACGTATCTCGAAGACGCCCATCGCACCTGA
- the fabG gene encoding 3-oxoacyl-[acyl-carrier-protein] reductase FabG — protein MPELPLEGKTALVTGASKGVGKGIALELARQGADVAVNYNTDAAGAEAAAAEIRALGRRAFPVQADVSISAQVDAMFERVLAAFGRLDILVNNAGIQTWKPLLELSEEEWDRVLDVNLKGCFLCTQRAARAMKDSGGGAIINIGSGCNKWPFPKLVNYTASKGGIEQFTKVAAVELGPYRIRVNCVAPGAIEIERTRQEAGDYAGTWSRLTPLGRIGLPADVGAAVAFLCEDRAAFITGQTLWVDGGLFTRPVWPYE, from the coding sequence ATGCCGGAGCTGCCACTGGAAGGAAAAACCGCCCTTGTCACCGGCGCCAGCAAGGGCGTGGGCAAAGGGATCGCCCTGGAGCTGGCGCGCCAGGGCGCCGACGTTGCGGTGAACTACAACACGGACGCCGCCGGGGCCGAAGCCGCCGCGGCGGAGATCCGCGCGCTCGGACGCCGGGCCTTCCCCGTCCAGGCCGATGTCTCAATCAGCGCGCAGGTGGATGCGATGTTCGAGCGCGTGCTTGCCGCCTTTGGCCGGCTCGACATCCTGGTCAACAACGCCGGCATCCAGACCTGGAAGCCGTTGCTTGAGCTGAGCGAAGAAGAATGGGACCGCGTGCTGGACGTCAACCTGAAAGGCTGTTTCCTGTGCACCCAGCGGGCGGCGCGGGCGATGAAGGACTCGGGCGGCGGCGCCATCATCAACATTGGTTCCGGGTGCAACAAGTGGCCGTTCCCGAAACTGGTGAACTACACCGCCTCCAAGGGCGGCATCGAACAGTTCACCAAGGTGGCGGCGGTAGAGCTGGGCCCGTACCGCATCCGGGTGAACTGTGTGGCGCCGGGCGCGATCGAGATTGAACGGACCCGCCAGGAAGCGGGCGACTACGCGGGCACGTGGTCGCGGCTGACGCCGCTTGGCCGCATCGGGCTGCCGGCGGACGTGGGCGCGGCGGTGGCGTTTCTCTGCGAAGACCGAGCCGCTTTCATCACCGGGCAGACGCTCTGGGTGGACGGCGGGCTGTTCACGCGGCCCGTTTGGCCTTACGAGTGA
- a CDS encoding peptidase S58 — MKGLTDIAGIRVGHASDYEALTGCTVIVCEKGAVAGVDIRGGATGTEEMDVMSPFHITPQVHAVVFSGGSAFGLEAASGVRRFLEQKGIGFQTGAAVVPIVPCAILYDLAIGKANVRPTREMGEAAAAAATDAPVAEGAVGAGTGATVGKALGMAHAMKSGIGTFTVELGGGVKVAALVAVNAWGDVVDPHTGRIIAGTRRAPGSREFAGSAELMKTRPAAGIPGRNTTLALVATNARLTKVQAAKLAQMGQQGLVRTISPVHTSLDGDLCIGLSAGALEANPDSLGVAAAEAVAQAVLRAVRTAKTMGGVPGLAG, encoded by the coding sequence ATGAAAGGACTTACTGACATCGCCGGCATCCGCGTCGGTCACGCCTCCGACTATGAGGCCCTCACCGGCTGCACCGTGATCGTCTGCGAGAAGGGCGCGGTGGCGGGCGTCGATATCCGCGGCGGCGCTACCGGCACCGAGGAGATGGACGTGATGAGCCCGTTCCACATCACGCCGCAGGTCCACGCGGTGGTCTTCTCGGGCGGCAGCGCTTTCGGCCTGGAGGCGGCCAGCGGCGTGCGGCGTTTCCTCGAACAGAAGGGCATCGGTTTCCAGACCGGCGCGGCGGTGGTGCCCATTGTGCCCTGCGCCATTCTCTACGATCTGGCCATCGGCAAGGCCAACGTCCGGCCCACGCGCGAGATGGGCGAGGCCGCCGCGGCGGCCGCCACGGACGCGCCCGTGGCGGAGGGCGCCGTCGGCGCGGGCACGGGCGCCACCGTCGGCAAGGCGCTTGGCATGGCGCATGCCATGAAGAGCGGCATTGGCACGTTCACCGTGGAGCTCGGCGGCGGCGTCAAGGTTGCCGCGCTGGTCGCCGTCAACGCCTGGGGGGATGTGGTCGATCCGCACACCGGGCGCATCATCGCCGGCACGCGCCGCGCGCCCGGCTCGCGCGAATTCGCCGGCTCGGCCGAGCTGATGAAGACGCGCCCGGCCGCGGGCATCCCCGGCAGGAACACGACGCTTGCCTTGGTGGCGACCAACGCGCGTCTGACGAAGGTGCAGGCAGCGAAGCTGGCGCAGATGGGCCAGCAGGGCCTGGTGCGCACCATCTCGCCGGTGCATACGTCGCTCGACGGCGACCTCTGCATCGGGCTTTCGGCCGGCGCGCTGGAGGCGAATCCGGACTCGCTGGGCGTCGCTGCGGCCGAGGCGGTGGCGCAGGCGGTGCTGCGCGCCGTCCGCACGGCGAAGACAATGGGCGGCGTGCCCGGCCTGGCGGGGTGA
- a CDS encoding transporter: MLDILKRPVYTFQEFVLLSIAAIRGVFRKPAYWGDTVIQMDLIGVGSLPVVSLTGFFSGAVMALQMARALQTYGATSQVGKIVAITMVREMGPVLTALMVAGRNSSGMASELGSMKVTEQIDAMRALGTDPVLKLVKPRLIATAIVLPLLTILADFLGLVGGWIVACVLLQLTPGAQYWDTAWRAIEYNDIAQGLIKPFCFAIVLSLVGCYYGLQTTGGTQGVGRSTTQAVVVASVWVVILTFIIGRIFTKL; encoded by the coding sequence TTGCTGGACATCCTAAAACGCCCTGTCTACACGTTTCAGGAGTTCGTCCTGCTCTCCATCGCCGCCATCCGGGGCGTCTTCCGCAAGCCGGCCTACTGGGGCGACACGGTGATCCAGATGGACCTGATCGGCGTGGGAAGCCTGCCGGTGGTCAGCCTGACGGGCTTTTTCAGCGGCGCGGTGATGGCGCTCCAGATGGCGCGCGCGCTCCAGACCTACGGAGCCACGTCGCAGGTGGGCAAGATCGTCGCCATCACGATGGTGCGCGAGATGGGGCCGGTGTTGACGGCGTTGATGGTGGCCGGGCGCAACTCTTCCGGCATGGCCAGCGAGCTTGGGTCAATGAAAGTGACCGAGCAGATCGACGCGATGCGCGCCCTGGGCACGGATCCGGTGCTCAAACTCGTCAAGCCGCGCCTGATCGCCACCGCCATCGTGCTGCCGCTGCTGACGATTCTGGCTGACTTTCTTGGCCTTGTCGGCGGCTGGATCGTGGCGTGCGTGCTGCTGCAACTGACGCCCGGCGCGCAGTACTGGGACACGGCCTGGCGCGCCATTGAATACAACGACATCGCGCAGGGGTTGATCAAGCCGTTCTGCTTCGCCATCGTGCTCTCGCTGGTCGGCTGCTACTACGGGCTTCAGACCACCGGGGGCACGCAGGGCGTGGGGCGCTCGACCACGCAGGCGGTGGTGGTGGCCAGCGTCTGGGTGGTGATCCTCACCTTCATCATCGGGCGCATCTTCACCAAGCTCTGA
- a CDS encoding ABC transporter ATP-binding protein: MTAAPDIVLEFDNVCLSFGEECVLNEVSFRVDRGETLVIQGAAASGKTLILKLSLGLLRPTRGRIRLFGEDVTHYGDSQWNDVRARIGVLFQEGGLFDSLTVEENVAYPLLNQKRAPMSEQEVRRRVQESLDFVELGHTLEKYPSELSGGMRRRVGIARAIVTQPELLLYDSPTAGLDPITATTIMALIVKGRDVHHATTVMVTHRHQDGELLARYRYDAASGRLTPAEPETTRTRYMVLREGRIVFLGTPAEFDACEDPYVRKFSSR; the protein is encoded by the coding sequence ATGACGGCCGCGCCGGACATCGTGCTCGAGTTCGACAATGTCTGCCTGAGTTTCGGCGAAGAGTGCGTTCTGAACGAGGTCAGCTTCCGGGTGGACCGCGGCGAGACGCTGGTGATCCAGGGCGCGGCGGCCAGCGGCAAGACGCTGATCCTCAAGCTGTCCCTCGGCCTGCTGCGGCCCACGCGCGGTCGCATCCGCCTCTTCGGCGAGGACGTGACCCACTACGGGGACTCGCAGTGGAACGACGTCCGCGCCCGCATCGGCGTGCTGTTTCAGGAAGGCGGCCTGTTCGATTCGCTTACCGTGGAAGAGAACGTCGCCTATCCGCTGCTGAACCAGAAGCGTGCGCCCATGAGTGAGCAAGAAGTGCGGCGCCGCGTGCAGGAGTCGCTGGACTTCGTCGAGCTCGGCCACACGCTCGAAAAGTACCCGAGCGAGCTGAGCGGAGGAATGCGGCGCCGCGTGGGCATCGCGCGCGCCATCGTCACCCAGCCCGAGCTGCTGCTGTACGACTCGCCCACGGCGGGCCTCGACCCGATCACCGCGACCACGATCATGGCCCTGATCGTCAAGGGGCGCGACGTCCATCACGCCACCACGGTGATGGTGACGCACCGCCATCAGGACGGAGAGCTCCTGGCCCGGTACCGCTACGACGCGGCTTCGGGCCGGCTCACGCCGGCCGAACCGGAAACCACGCGAACCCGCTACATGGTGCTGCGCGAAGGCCGCATTGTCTTTCTGGGCACGCCGGCCGAATTCGACGCCTGTGAGGACCCGTATGTCCGGAAATTCTCGAGCCGCTGA